In Kitasatospora viridis, the DNA window GCAGCTGGTGACCGGCACGGTCAGCAGGGTCGCCGACTTCGGCGTCACCTTCGTCGACATCGGCGGCTTCACCGCGATGATCAACATCCCGGAGCTGTCCTGGCGCCCGTTCCGCGACCCCGGCGAGGTCGTGACGGTGGGTCAGCGGATCACGGCGAGGATCCTCGACGTCGACCTGGTCAGGGAACGGGTGCCGCTCTCGCTCAAGGCGGCCCGGCCGGACCCGTTGCGCGAGCTCGCCGAGCGGGTGGGCCAGGTGGTCACCGGGGAGGTGACCGGGCGGGTGCCGGCCGGCCTGCTGGTCCGGATCGAGGACCGGCCGGACGGCTTCACCGGGCTGCTGCCCGGCACGGACGGCGGCGTCGGCGTCGGCGTGGGCGGGGGAGTCGGCGTCGGGGACCGGTTGGCGGTGGAGCTCGTCGAGGTCGACCCCGAGGCGCGGCGGATCACGCTCGCGCCCGCCCGGCCGAGCACGGGCTGACGCTCCGTCAGGGGAGCTGCCGGGAGGGGGTCAGTCGTGGTCGTAGACGGTGACCTCGATGCCGCGGGCCACCAGCCGGTCGAGCAGCAGCGGTTCGACCCGCTCCCAGCGGCCGCCGGACAGCCCGCAGCCGATCCGCGGCAGGTGCACCGAGGCGCCCAGGTCGAGCACCGGGCCGGCCAGGCGCTCCAGGGCGGTCCCGATCGCCTCGTAGCGCACCGGCGCCCCGGTCGAGCGGCCGGTGCGGATGCCGCGCTGGCCGATCATGTTCGCCACCCAGAGCCGCTCGCGTACCTGGACCAGCTGGACGGCGCCGAGCCCGAAGTCGTTGCCGGCCCGCTCCCGGTGCCAGCGGCGGTAGGCGGCCTCCGGTTCCGGCCAGCGTTTCGACAGCGCGAGCACGAAGCCCTTGCCCCACCCGCCCAGGTCGTTGCAGACGTGGGCGATCACCTTGGGCCCCTTGGCCTGCGGGTCGGTGGCGTCCCCGCGCAGGTACCGGATCGATTGCTCCATGCCGGGACCCTAGGTCCTCGAACCGACATCCGGCACGGGCTTTCCCTGACGTCGGCGTCAAGGTCTACCGTCGAGCCCGAGCACGCGGTCAGGAGCGGTCAGGAGGAGCGGATGCGGATCGGTGAACTGGCGGAGCTGGCGGGGACGACCACCCGCACGCTGCGGTACTACGAGGCGCGCGGCCTGCTGACCGCGCGGCGCAGCGGCAACGGCTACCGCAGCTACGGCGAGGCCGAACTGCAGACGGTCCGGCAGATCCGGCTGTTGCAGGACTTCGGGTTCGAGCTGGAGGACACCCGCCCCTTCGTGGAGTGCCTGCAAGCCGGACATCCGGAGGGCGACGCCTGCCCTGCCTCGCTGGAGGTGTACCGGCGCAAGCTGGCCGAACTCGACACCTGCCTGGCCCGGTTGGGCGAGGTGCGCGAGCAGGTCGCGGGCCAGCTCGCCCGGGCCGAACTGACCGTGGCGAGCACCGCCGCCGAGCCGCGCTGCGAACTGAGCGCGGGCCCGGGCGACGGGCCGAGCGGCTCACTGACCGACGGACCGACCGACGAGTGGACGGAAGACGACGATGGCTGACGGCCTGACCCTGGTGACCGACGAGACCTTCGAGCGCGAGGTGCTGTCCAGCGACCTCCCGGTGCTGGTGGACTTCACCGCCGACTGGTGCCCGCCCTGCCGGATGATCGCACCGGTGCTCGCCGCGGTGGCCACCGAGCGCGCCGAGCAGCTGCGCGTGGTCACCCTCGACGTGGACCACAACCCGATCACCCAGAGCGCCTACGGCGTGCTGTCCATGCCGACCCTGATGCTCTTCCGGGGCGGCGAGCCGGTGGCCTCCATGGTCGGCGCCCGGCCGAAGGCGAGGCTGCTGCGGGAGTTGGACCAGGTGCTCTGACACTTGGGCGGTGCGCGGGGGTGAACGCTGCGGCCGGCGATCACGATTCGTGATCGCCGGCGGTGCGAATCGGGTCTGGGTCACCGGCCCGCCCTCCGGTTGACTCTGTCTCAGGCCGAACCGGCCGGGACGGACCAACCAGGAAGGCGGAACCGCTCATGACCAGCATCCAGCCCAAGGACGTCGTGCGCCGCTACTTCACCGCGCTCGCGGCCGGCGACCAGCAGACCGTCGTGGACTCCTGGGCCGAGGACGGCAGCTGCTGGTACGCCGGCGAGCTGCCGATCTCCGGCACCTGGCAGGGCCGCGACCAGGTGATCGACGGCTTCCTCGCCACCGCCTTCGCCCACCTCGACCCCGAGCGCGAGATCGGACTGCGCGTCACCAACCTGTTCGGCGAGGGCGAGCAGGTCTTCGTCGAGTGGGACTCCTGGGCCACCGGCCGCACCGGTCGGCCCTACCAGCAGAAGAACAGCGGCGTCTTCACCGTGCGCGAGGGCCGGATCACCAGCATGCGCGAGTACGCCGACACCCAGCACTGGCACGACGCGCTGGTGGCCGAGGTGCCCGCCGCGCAGCCGGCCGGCTGAGGCGGGATCGTCGCGCACCACGCGGGTGCCGCCCTGCCGCGCCGGGTCGACGCACGGCACGCACCGCACGCCCCGCGCGGCGCGCCTCAGGTCGTGCCGCCGGTCGCCGAGCGCAGCCGGCGCCAGGTGCGGCCGACGGAAGCGAGGCCCGCGCGCCCCGGACCGGCGTCCGTGCCCTGCCAGCTCCGGGCGGCCTCGGCGAACGTCCCGGCCGGCGTCCCGGCCGGCGTCGCGGCGGCTGGCGGCCGCACCTGGGCGGCGCGGGCAGCGCGCAGCAGCTCCGCCGTGCCGATGGTGCCGAGTTCGGTGCGGGCGTGGTCGAGCACGGCGGCGCAGGCCCCGGCGATCGCGGCCTCGCCGAGCGGGCGGGCCGGCAGCCGCAAGGACTCGGACAGCCGCTGCTCCAGGGCTGCGCGCAGGTCCTGCAACGAGATGTCACGGACCGTCAGCGACAGGTGGGCCGACAGGCCGGCCGCGCCCACCGCGCGGTGCGCGGAGCCGCGCGGCACGTAGAGCACGTCGCCCGCCTCCAGGACGCCGTGCAGCAGCCGCGCCGACCGCTCGTCGTCCGGGAGCTCGCCCGGCGACCAGTCGGCCACCGCCGGTGCGTCGTGGACGTACCAGGTCTTGCGCCCGGCGGCCTGGAGCACGAACACGTCGGCGTCGTCCCGGTGCACGGCCAGGCCCTGGCCGCCGGCGGGCGTGACGAAGAAGAACGCCTCCACCCGCCGGTCGAGCTCCCGCGACAGTCGCGCCACCAGGTCGGCGGTCGGGCGGTGCCACTGGTCCACGCAGCGCAGCAGCAGGGTCGCCCCGCCGCGCAGCAGCGCGAGGACCTTCGCCCGGTCGGCGAAGCCGTGGTGCGGCGTGCCGTTGACCACGCGGGAGGTGGTGTAGGCCTCGGGCGGGACGGTGACCTTGGTGGAGCGGACCATCTCCAGGTACGGGGTGCGCAGCAGCCCCGAGTCGAAGGCGGCGTCCAACTCGTCCAGGTCGAACGGCGGGGCGGGCGCCGCTGCGGTGAACAGTGCGGGCGCGCGTTGCCACTGGCGGTCGGTGAAGCCTTCGACGTCGCCGACCCAGCCGGCCAGCGTGGGCGAATCCATGGCGGGTCCCGTGGAGCGGGGGAGCGACGTGCTCGTGGCGCCGGTGCCGGTGTCCACGTCAGCCCCCGAGCCGGGCGTCGAACCGCACGGAGAGCAGGGAGCGCAGCGGCACCTGCCCGTCCTGCCCGGGGCGGTGGACGGCCAACCGGGCGTCGAGGGCGACGGTGAGCAGGCGTTCGGCCAGCGGCACCACCAGGTGCTTGGCCCAGCAGCGGGCCCCGTCGAAGCCGAACGGCATGAACGCGGGCGTCTTCTCCGGCTCGGCCACCCCCGACCAGCGCTCGGGCCGGAACTCCAACGGGCGCGACCAGTAGTCGGGATGGCGGTGCATCAGGAGCGGGAAGAGCGCGACGTTGTCGGCCGGGCCGATCAGCGGGTGCAGCTCGGTGTAGGCGGCGCCGCCCTTGCGGTAGAGCATCCACGCGGGCGGCAGCAGGCGCAGCGTCTCCCACAGGACCGGGGCGAGGTCGGCGGGGGCCTGCGCCCGTTCGCGCACCGGCCCCAGCAGCCAGAGCGCGTTGCCGGCCAGTGCGGCCACGCCGTCGCAGAGGGTGGCGGATGCCCGCCGGTACAGCGCGATGGCCTGCCGGCGCTCCTGGACGTCGCCGGCCTCGCGGATCTGCGCGGCGAGTGCGGTGCCCCCGCCCTCACCGCCCTCGCCGCCCGGTCCGGGCCAGCCGGCGACGGCCCGGTCGACGAGTCGGGAGAGCGTGTCGGAGCGGGTGACGCCGCGCTTGGAGAGCAGTGAGACCGGCAGCGGGTCGGCGGCGAAGAGCCACCGGCGCAGGTACGAGGTGGCCGTGTACGGCCAGGCTCCGGACAGCCCGCGCACCGGCGGTGGGGGAGTGCGGATGCCCGAGGTGACGTCCTGCCCCAGCGCCCGGATGGTCCGGGTCGCGCTCTCCTGGGAGACGTCGGCGCCGGCGGCGGGCTTGAAGACGGAGCGCTCCGTGGTCAGCACGGGCCGGGCCGCAACGATTTCGGCCATCAGGTCGCAGTCGGAGACGCCGATGGTGCCGGCGTCTATCCGGAATACCTTCGGCTCCCGGGCCAGCAACTCCTGAATTCGCGGAGCGAATACCACGGAATGGTCGTGCGCCACGGGCGGCGCGATTTTTTCCACGAGAATCCCGCCTCCGGATCCAGGAATGGTGGTGAAATGTCGTTCCGCGCGGCCGACCGGTCCCGCACCGGTCCGCGCTTGCCGCTGCGGCGGGGGAGGCGGCGCTCGGCGCCGCGTCCCCCGCCGTCCCGGGCACGTCAGATGACGTGCAGAACCCACGCGTGGTTGGCGAGGTCCTCGTCCTGCTTGAACTTCTTGATGATCGCCTTGACCAGCTTCATGGCCACTCCTTTTCCGGGAAAGCGGGGATGTCCGCACCCTCGTTGAATTCGGCATTCCGGTTGGGCGCCGAATGGCCATATTCAAGCCCAGTGCCGAGTTTCGGGGACAGTGGTCGTTCGGACATCGTGCGTGGTCCGACAGGGCATTGCGCGAAGTCGCGCGGGCAGTAGCGGAGAGGTGCGTGCGGGCGGTTGGAACGCCCTTCGGGGGAGTGTGGATTTACGTGATGGAACGTCAGTTCCCTTGTCCGTCACGGAAGTCCGGCGAGGTGGACGGTCCTGGCTGTTCGGCCATGGCCGCGCCGGACGTTGACTGGGTGTCAGAGTCGTTATAGCTTCTCACTATCGATTGAACGTGTCTCTCACTCGTCCGTGCACCCCGAACCGTCCGACCGGAGAGACCGACCGGAGAAGAGGCCCCCATGCCCGCGATCCGCACCGCCCTGCTCGCCCTCCCGCTGGCCGCCGCCCTGCTCGCCGGCGCCACCGCGCCCGCCGGCGCGGCCACCACCGCGCGCCCGGCCGCTCCGCTCACCTGCCGCGGCCAGGGCGTGGACCCGCACGCCGCGGTCCGCTACCGCGCCTCGACCGTGATCCACGCGCCGCTGCACACCGTCTGGGGCGTGCAGACCGACGTGGCGCACTGGCCCTCCTGGCAGCAGCCCGTCACCAGCGCGGTGCGCCTGGACCACGGCCCGCTCCGCCCGGGCTCGGCGTTCCGCTGGACCACCCCCGTCCCGCCCACGGCCGGCCTGCCCGCCACCACGCTGGTCATCACCTCGACGGTGCGTCAGCTCGCGCACGACTCCTGCATCCGCTGGACCGGCCCCGCCGACGGCGCCGGACTGCACATCGACGGCGTGCACGTGTGGAACTTCACCGAGGTGCCCGGCGGCGTCCTGGTCAGCACCGAGGAGACCCACACCGGTCCCCAGGTGGACGCCGACGTCCCCACCGCCACCGCGATCCTGAAGCAGGGCCTGGACGCCTGGCTGGCCGCGCTGCGCACCACCGCCGAGCAGCGCGCCCGGCACACCCCGCCCCGGCCGCCCCGCCGCTGACCCGCGGCGTAGGCCTGGTGCAACCACACGGCCCGGTCCGTCGTCCCCAGCTCATGATCGGCCGGACCGGCCGAACGGGGGGAAGCGGGCAGGTGATGGTCCATCAGCCGCGCGCCGCCCGTACCTGCCGAGCGGCGAAAGGCCCACCACCATGACCACACCCGCCAGCGACCCCACCGGCGGCAACCCCATCGGCGGCAGCCCCACCGAGCAGACCTCGGCGGACCGCACCGCCCGCCCGCTCGCCCGCCGACGCGTGCTGCGCCTCGGCGCCGGCGTGCTCGGCGGCGGCGCGCTGCTCGGGGCCGGCGCGGCGGGCGGGATGCTCGCCGGCTGGGTACCGGGCGGGGTACAGCTGAAGCGGGCGCTCGGGATGACCGGCACGGACGGCACGGTGCCGTCCGTGACACCGGGCCAGGTGCACGTCGAGCAGGTGCACTCGGCGGCGCGGAGCCGCGAGGTCACCATGGTCACCATGCTGCCGCCCGGCGCCGGCCCGAGCGCCGACCTGCCGGTCTGCGTCATGCTGCACGGCCGCGGCAACGACGCGCGGGGGATGGTGGCGCTCGGCACGCCGCAGTTCCTGGCCGCCGCGGTCGCCGACGGGGTGCCGCCGTTCGCCGTCGTCGCCCTGGACGGCGGCGACGCCGGCTACTGGCACCAGCACGCCCCGGGCGACGGCGACGACCCGCAGGCGATGCTCGCCCGGGAACTGCCCGGCTGGCTCCAGGCCCGCGGACTCGCCTCGCCGCGTGCGGCGCTCGGGATCTCGATGGGCGGCTCGGGCGCGCTGCAGTACGCCATCGGCCGCACCGGCGGCGGCCACGACCTGGACGCCGTCGCCCTGCTCAGCCCGGCCGTCTTCCGCACCTGGGCCGACGCCCGCACCACCGGGGGCTACGCCGGCCAGGCCGACTGGCAGGCCCACGAGCCGATGCTGCGCCTGGACGCGCTGCGGGTCGGCTCGCTGGGCGTGTGGTGCGGCCAGGAGGACCCGTTCTGTCCCGCCGCCCGCGACCTCGCCCGGCAGGCCCACGCCCGGCAGGCCCACTTCCCCGACGGGCTGCACACCGACGGCTTCTGGCGACGGGTCCTGCCCGACGCGATCGGCCTGCTCGGACACACCCTCGCGACCGCCTGACCGCACCCCCGCGATCGTCTGACTCACCGTCAGCTCACGGCGGAGGGGATCCGCTACGCTGTACGGCGATGATTATCGGGACGGCTACGCGCCGTGTGCGAATCGGTGACCGCACGGCGCTGTGGTGAGCGCGCCTCGGGCGCCCCCGTGGGACCGAGCACGGGCACGGCACACCCACCACGACACGACCGGAGAAACCATGACCACCCCGCTCACCACGACGACCCTCGACATCCCCACCCCGGACGGCAAGGCCGACGCCTTCGTCGCCTTCCCCGCCGACGGCGGGCCGCACCCGGCGGTGCTGCTCCACATGGACATCTTCGGGCTGCGGCCCGAGCTGGAGGCCAAGGCCCGCGAACTGGCCGCGCACGGCTACTACGTGCTGGTGCCCAACGTCTTCTACCGCGGCGGCGCCGCCCCGCTGGTCGAGCTGCCCGCCTACATCGACGGCGACAACCGCGGCGGGCTCGTCGAGCAGCTGATGCCGATCCTGCACGCCCACACCACCGACCGGGTGCTGACCGACGCCCAGGCCTACCTCGACTTCCTGGCCGCCTGCCCGGACGTCCGCACGGGCAAGGTCGGCGTGATCGGCTACTGCATGGGCGCCGTCCACGCGGTGCGCACCGCCGCCGCCCACCCCGACCGGGTGGGCGCCGTCGCCGGCTTCCACCCCGGCCGCCTGGTGACCGAGGCGCCCGACAGCCCGCACCGCCTGCTGGCCACCGTCACCGCCCCGGTCCACCTCGGCGCCGCCCCGGGCGACCTGTCGCCCGGGGCGCTGGAGGAGCTGCGCCAGGTGCTGGCCGCCGCCGGCGTGGCCGACCCCGTGGAGATCTACCCCGATACCTTCCACGGCTTCACCATGTCCGACACCAGCGCGTTCAGCGCCGACGCGCTGCGGCGCCACTGGGAGCGCCTGCTCCCGCTGCTGGAGACCGGCCTCGCCGCCTCCTGAGGCCGCTTCCTGACGCTGCCTCCTGACGTAGCGAAGGCAATGGCCCGCCCCGCCAGCCCCTGGCGGAGCGGGCCGCAGCGCCGGACGTATCCTGCGGGCTGTGACAGTGACGTACACCTTGGACGGCAGCCGGGTCGGCACGCTCGAAGACTTCTGGCGGCTCATCGGCGAAGCGGTCAACGGCCCCGGGGGCTACTTCGGCAGGAACCTCGACGCGTTCGCCGACTGCCTCAGCGGCGGCTTCGGGCAGCCCGACGACGGTGACTACGTGGTCGAGTGGCGCGACCACGAGACCTCCCGCGAACACCTCGGATACCCGGAGACCGTCCGCCAGTTGGAGCTGCGCCTCGCGCGCTGCCATCCCACGAACCGTCAGGCCGTCGGCGCCGACCTGGCCGCCGCCCGCGCGGGGCACGGGCCGACGGTCTTCGACTGGCTGGTCGAGATCTTCGAGCAGCGCGCCCCCGGCGTCCTGCGGCTGCGGTAGCCCGCCGACCGCTGACCGATCGCCCGCTGACCGATCGCCCGCCGACCGGTCGCCACCCGCCGCTCCCGCCGCCTAGCGGTGGCGCAGGTACGCCGCGGCGCGCTCGCGCAGGTGGTCGTGCAGGCCGCTGTAGGCGCGGGCGCGGCCCAGCAGGGTCTTCGGCAGTTTGGCGACCATCGTGTAGTTGGTGTCGCAGACGTTCGCGGCGGGCGCGAGCCCGGCCTGGCTGACCAGT includes these proteins:
- a CDS encoding macro domain-containing protein, producing MEQSIRYLRGDATDPQAKGPKVIAHVCNDLGGWGKGFVLALSKRWPEPEAAYRRWHRERAGNDFGLGAVQLVQVRERLWVANMIGQRGIRTGRSTGAPVRYEAIGTALERLAGPVLDLGASVHLPRIGCGLSGGRWERVEPLLLDRLVARGIEVTVYDHD
- a CDS encoding MerR family transcriptional regulator, giving the protein MRIGELAELAGTTTRTLRYYEARGLLTARRSGNGYRSYGEAELQTVRQIRLLQDFGFELEDTRPFVECLQAGHPEGDACPASLEVYRRKLAELDTCLARLGEVREQVAGQLARAELTVASTAAEPRCELSAGPGDGPSGSLTDGPTDEWTEDDDG
- the trxA gene encoding thioredoxin, translating into MADGLTLVTDETFEREVLSSDLPVLVDFTADWCPPCRMIAPVLAAVATERAEQLRVVTLDVDHNPITQSAYGVLSMPTLMLFRGGEPVASMVGARPKARLLRELDQVL
- a CDS encoding nuclear transport factor 2 family protein gives rise to the protein MTSIQPKDVVRRYFTALAAGDQQTVVDSWAEDGSCWYAGELPISGTWQGRDQVIDGFLATAFAHLDPEREIGLRVTNLFGEGEQVFVEWDSWATGRTGRPYQQKNSGVFTVREGRITSMREYADTQHWHDALVAEVPAAQPAG
- a CDS encoding JmjC domain-containing protein, whose amino-acid sequence is MDSPTLAGWVGDVEGFTDRQWQRAPALFTAAAPAPPFDLDELDAAFDSGLLRTPYLEMVRSTKVTVPPEAYTTSRVVNGTPHHGFADRAKVLALLRGGATLLLRCVDQWHRPTADLVARLSRELDRRVEAFFFVTPAGGQGLAVHRDDADVFVLQAAGRKTWYVHDAPAVADWSPGELPDDERSARLLHGVLEAGDVLYVPRGSAHRAVGAAGLSAHLSLTVRDISLQDLRAALEQRLSESLRLPARPLGEAAIAGACAAVLDHARTELGTIGTAELLRAARAAQVRPPAAATPAGTPAGTFAEAARSWQGTDAGPGRAGLASVGRTWRRLRSATGGTT
- a CDS encoding cytochrome P450; translated protein: MVFAPRIQELLAREPKVFRIDAGTIGVSDCDLMAEIVAARPVLTTERSVFKPAAGADVSQESATRTIRALGQDVTSGIRTPPPPVRGLSGAWPYTATSYLRRWLFAADPLPVSLLSKRGVTRSDTLSRLVDRAVAGWPGPGGEGGEGGGTALAAQIREAGDVQERRQAIALYRRASATLCDGVAALAGNALWLLGPVRERAQAPADLAPVLWETLRLLPPAWMLYRKGGAAYTELHPLIGPADNVALFPLLMHRHPDYWSRPLEFRPERWSGVAEPEKTPAFMPFGFDGARCWAKHLVVPLAERLLTVALDARLAVHRPGQDGQVPLRSLLSVRFDARLGG
- a CDS encoding SRPBCC family protein → MPAIRTALLALPLAAALLAGATAPAGAATTARPAAPLTCRGQGVDPHAAVRYRASTVIHAPLHTVWGVQTDVAHWPSWQQPVTSAVRLDHGPLRPGSAFRWTTPVPPTAGLPATTLVITSTVRQLAHDSCIRWTGPADGAGLHIDGVHVWNFTEVPGGVLVSTEETHTGPQVDADVPTATAILKQGLDAWLAALRTTAEQRARHTPPRPPRR
- a CDS encoding alpha/beta hydrolase, encoding MTTPASDPTGGNPIGGSPTEQTSADRTARPLARRRVLRLGAGVLGGGALLGAGAAGGMLAGWVPGGVQLKRALGMTGTDGTVPSVTPGQVHVEQVHSAARSREVTMVTMLPPGAGPSADLPVCVMLHGRGNDARGMVALGTPQFLAAAVADGVPPFAVVALDGGDAGYWHQHAPGDGDDPQAMLARELPGWLQARGLASPRAALGISMGGSGALQYAIGRTGGGHDLDAVALLSPAVFRTWADARTTGGYAGQADWQAHEPMLRLDALRVGSLGVWCGQEDPFCPAARDLARQAHARQAHFPDGLHTDGFWRRVLPDAIGLLGHTLATA
- a CDS encoding dienelactone hydrolase family protein, producing the protein MTTPLTTTTLDIPTPDGKADAFVAFPADGGPHPAVLLHMDIFGLRPELEAKARELAAHGYYVLVPNVFYRGGAAPLVELPAYIDGDNRGGLVEQLMPILHAHTTDRVLTDAQAYLDFLAACPDVRTGKVGVIGYCMGAVHAVRTAAAHPDRVGAVAGFHPGRLVTEAPDSPHRLLATVTAPVHLGAAPGDLSPGALEELRQVLAAAGVADPVEIYPDTFHGFTMSDTSAFSADALRRHWERLLPLLETGLAAS
- a CDS encoding barstar family protein; this encodes MTVTYTLDGSRVGTLEDFWRLIGEAVNGPGGYFGRNLDAFADCLSGGFGQPDDGDYVVEWRDHETSREHLGYPETVRQLELRLARCHPTNRQAVGADLAAARAGHGPTVFDWLVEIFEQRAPGVLRLR